The following proteins come from a genomic window of Maribacter sp. HTCC2170:
- a CDS encoding adenine phosphoribosyltransferase, whose product MNLKSFVRDIPDFPSKGVIFRDITPLLKDPKAIEYAKKALLELLGNVKIDKVVGMESRGFFFAPMLATELNAGFVPVRKPGKLPYDTIRQDYSLEYGTDALEMHSDAILRGDKVLVHDDVLATGGTAKATCELIEKMGGEIVQCNFLLELDFLNGRGKLPDYDVKSLLLY is encoded by the coding sequence ATGAATTTAAAATCCTTTGTTCGCGATATACCTGATTTTCCATCAAAAGGAGTGATTTTTCGTGATATAACCCCACTTTTGAAAGACCCAAAGGCCATAGAATATGCAAAAAAAGCATTGTTGGAACTTTTAGGAAATGTTAAAATTGATAAAGTTGTCGGAATGGAAAGCAGGGGGTTCTTTTTTGCACCTATGCTTGCTACAGAGTTAAATGCTGGGTTTGTACCTGTTCGGAAACCTGGGAAATTGCCTTATGACACAATAAGACAGGATTACAGCTTAGAATATGGCACCGACGCCCTAGAGATGCATTCTGACGCCATTTTGAGAGGTGACAAGGTTTTGGTTCATGATGACGTTTTGGCTACGGGAGGTACAGCCAAAGCCACTTGCGAACTAATTGAAAAAATGGGTGGGGAGATTGTTCAATGCAATTTTTTATTGGAACTTGATTTTCTTAATGGAAGAGGTAAATTACCGGATTACGATGTGAAGTCTTTATTACTCTATTAA
- a CDS encoding SsrA-binding protein, with the protein MVYKILAKINKAILPSYSKKRLDLSKASKMQLAIIGWRYFVTTKALG; encoded by the coding sequence ATCGTGTATAAAATACTGGCAAAAATCAATAAGGCAATACTACCATCTTACTCCAAAAAAAGGCTAGACCTTTCTAAGGCTTCCAAAATGCAATTGGCGATTATCGGGTGGCGCTACTTTGTGACTACAAAAGCGTTGGGTTAA
- a CDS encoding SPFH domain-containing protein: MITYIGILIVLVGLVSLLAKPIFKNSNILNWFNQKRSLQLILVGLVLSIVTGAFFYAEPGTAYAVQYPWGGQKAVFRQGIHTKMWGRLIPIQFELPIKYVIPTADGELGEQSEYANVDRAKYWAFSDAVKARIATSVVISINTDDQSQFLSVADRNKTEQNMIRSRIIPNIDQSIKNTCKLMDAQDYISGQASDFDRYFKDQLENGMYVLEEYAENETQEIIGDSSTVRTVVNKESKHKRFRIQIKNGEPVREKGNSLKAYGLTVIQAVVTEIDWEETFDNRLQLQKEEVAQTQLEKQQAEREFYRAQKEKARGEADKATERARLEKEQIQKTIAAETEAKVAEFNLVKEKKQFEVEKYKAQSKKVAADAEAYQNAKLVHAGLTPQERAEWAFKTSVGVARELKSLNLPEIFIEGGNAKSSESNLLQSLIGADLAKKMMDSNTNK; the protein is encoded by the coding sequence ATGATAACATATATAGGAATACTCATCGTACTAGTTGGTTTGGTCAGTCTACTGGCCAAACCAATATTTAAAAATAGTAACATACTTAATTGGTTCAATCAAAAACGAAGTTTACAATTAATACTTGTAGGGCTGGTCCTTAGTATTGTAACTGGTGCTTTCTTTTATGCGGAGCCCGGAACCGCTTATGCGGTACAATATCCATGGGGCGGTCAAAAAGCTGTCTTTAGACAGGGAATTCATACTAAAATGTGGGGACGCTTAATCCCAATTCAATTTGAGCTCCCCATCAAATACGTAATCCCAACCGCAGATGGCGAACTAGGTGAACAAAGTGAATATGCGAATGTTGATCGCGCAAAGTACTGGGCTTTTAGCGATGCGGTAAAGGCCAGAATAGCCACATCTGTAGTAATTAGTATAAACACTGACGACCAATCGCAATTTTTGTCAGTTGCCGATCGTAATAAAACTGAGCAAAATATGATTCGCTCCAGAATCATACCCAACATAGACCAGTCAATTAAAAATACCTGTAAATTGATGGATGCCCAGGATTACATTTCAGGTCAAGCTTCGGATTTTGACAGGTACTTCAAAGATCAATTGGAAAATGGAATGTACGTTCTTGAAGAATATGCGGAAAACGAAACACAGGAAATTATCGGAGACAGTAGCACGGTACGTACGGTAGTGAACAAAGAATCAAAACACAAACGTTTTCGCATTCAAATAAAAAATGGAGAGCCAGTTCGTGAAAAAGGCAACTCATTAAAGGCCTATGGGCTTACAGTTATCCAGGCTGTTGTTACTGAAATAGATTGGGAAGAAACCTTTGACAATCGTCTTCAATTACAAAAAGAAGAGGTTGCACAAACCCAATTGGAAAAACAACAGGCAGAGCGTGAATTCTATCGTGCTCAAAAGGAAAAGGCTCGTGGTGAAGCGGATAAGGCCACCGAACGTGCTCGATTGGAAAAAGAGCAAATTCAAAAAACCATAGCTGCCGAAACAGAAGCTAAAGTTGCTGAGTTTAATCTTGTAAAAGAGAAGAAGCAATTCGAAGTGGAAAAATACAAAGCACAAAGTAAAAAGGTTGCAGCCGACGCAGAAGCTTATCAAAATGCTAAATTGGTGCATGCCGGACTTACACCACAAGAAAGAGCTGAATGGGCGTTTAAAACTTCTGTAGGAGTTGCTCGCGAGCTAAAAAGTCTGAATCTACCAGAAATATTCATTGAAGGTGGAAATGCAAAAAGTTCTGAGAGCAATCTTTTGCAATCATTGATTGGCGCAGATTTAGCCAAAAAGATGATGGATTCAAATACCAACAAGTAA
- a CDS encoding VCBS repeat-containing protein, with protein sequence MLKQIPQFFSLCILLVGCNNSNYKVLNHLDEKDSINDTQFSLIPVSQSSIDFNNKIEETEALNFLNFSNIYNGGGVATADFNNDGLVDVFFVANQLSNKLYLNKGEFKFEDVTTGSGLEDVEGWSTGVSVIDINNDGWLDIYVCKSGEIENSALRENKLFVNQKNNTFKEEAEKWKVNDPGFSTQAYFFDFDKDGDLDMYLVNHRIDFENTSRLNMQIERAFNRLNSDILYRNDGDFFTEITHEAGMVNKAWGLSASIGDFNNDNWPDVYVCNDFLTPDMLYINNKNGTFSNQILDRINHISYSSMGSDFADINNDLLPDLMVLEMANDDHKQSKQNMATMSTGNFKALVEKKYHYQYMVNTLQLNKGNGQFSEIGQLSGLAKTNWSWAPLITDFDNDGFKDVFVTNGILKEMGNQDFRIELSKRFAQKNKPDFNEVSSMMPSFKINNYSFKNNGDYTFTNTSKKWGFDVKTQSNGVAYADFNNDGNLDLVINNINSTAQVYKNNESNNFIQIRLEGDIKNTLAIGSKVTINVKGKKQYQELYLSRGFLSSVQNVMNFGVGDASMIDEILVEWPNQMVTKIENIEVNQVIKVEQKNAIASIEKDKSEEKTLLTEMNSEKRGISFKHAEKDIDDFKKQVLLPHSQSHNGPFIDKADVNNDGLEDFFVGGAAGQSAELYVQTNDGNFKKQISSTWENDRAHEDLGVLFFDADGDEDQDLYVVSGSSEFSEGDSLFQDRLYVNNGEGEFAKSVNSLPLINSSGQTVKASDMDNDGDMDLFVGGRIIPDKYPYAPKSYILINEGGRFIDKTKTIAPEIANIGMVTDAIFSDFDHDSDEDLILVGEWMPITILENNEGIFQSKTIESLKNTTGIWFSVASHDIDNDGDIDYFAGNLGLNAKYRANKKKELHIFCDDFDGTGTYDIVLSKNYKGSLVPARGRECSSQQMPFVLDKFPNFKMFAEADLYDIYGEDKLSNALHYQADLLESIYLENLGNGEFKLRILPNTVQIAPIMDFKFIDLDNDELDEIIIVGNHYDSEVETVRYDASYGSILSYQKDEFVYRQFTETGFFNNGNAKDMGTVKTKNEDLIIVTNNNAGLRTFSLDASL encoded by the coding sequence ATGTTGAAACAAATACCTCAATTCTTCTCTCTTTGTATTTTATTGGTTGGCTGTAATAATTCTAACTATAAAGTACTTAATCACCTTGATGAAAAGGACTCGATAAACGACACCCAATTCTCCTTAATACCTGTGAGTCAATCTTCCATTGATTTCAACAATAAGATTGAAGAAACCGAAGCACTGAATTTTTTGAATTTTTCCAATATTTATAATGGAGGCGGTGTAGCGACGGCCGATTTTAACAATGATGGCTTGGTGGATGTGTTTTTTGTGGCCAATCAACTATCCAATAAACTGTATTTGAACAAAGGCGAGTTTAAATTTGAAGATGTTACTACTGGATCTGGATTGGAAGATGTAGAAGGATGGTCTACAGGCGTTTCTGTTATTGATATTAATAATGATGGCTGGCTTGATATTTACGTGTGTAAATCGGGTGAAATAGAGAATAGTGCCCTCAGGGAGAACAAACTATTCGTTAACCAAAAGAACAATACATTTAAAGAAGAGGCTGAAAAGTGGAAAGTCAACGATCCTGGTTTTAGTACTCAAGCATATTTTTTTGATTTTGATAAAGATGGTGATCTGGATATGTATTTGGTTAACCACCGAATCGATTTTGAAAACACTTCACGACTTAATATGCAAATAGAAAGAGCTTTCAATAGATTGAACTCTGATATACTTTATAGAAATGATGGTGATTTCTTTACTGAAATAACCCATGAAGCAGGAATGGTTAATAAGGCATGGGGCTTAAGCGCATCAATTGGTGATTTTAATAACGATAATTGGCCAGATGTATATGTATGTAATGATTTTCTAACTCCAGATATGCTTTACATCAACAATAAAAACGGAACGTTTTCCAATCAAATTTTGGATAGAATAAACCATATCTCTTATAGTAGTATGGGATCAGACTTTGCCGACATCAATAATGATTTATTGCCAGATTTAATGGTGCTGGAAATGGCTAATGATGACCATAAGCAGAGTAAACAGAATATGGCAACCATGAGTACTGGTAATTTTAAGGCTTTGGTAGAGAAGAAGTATCATTATCAATATATGGTAAATACACTACAGTTGAATAAAGGTAATGGTCAATTTAGTGAAATTGGACAGTTGAGTGGGCTGGCCAAAACTAATTGGAGCTGGGCGCCACTCATTACCGATTTTGATAATGATGGTTTTAAAGATGTTTTTGTTACCAATGGGATTTTAAAAGAAATGGGGAATCAAGATTTTAGGATAGAACTCTCAAAAAGATTTGCACAAAAAAACAAACCGGATTTTAATGAAGTCAGTAGTATGATGCCCTCTTTTAAAATCAATAATTATAGCTTCAAAAATAATGGCGATTATACCTTTACAAATACATCAAAAAAATGGGGTTTTGATGTAAAAACGCAATCCAATGGAGTGGCTTATGCAGATTTTAATAACGACGGTAATTTGGATTTAGTTATAAATAATATTAATAGTACGGCCCAGGTATATAAAAACAATGAGTCCAATAACTTTATTCAAATCAGGTTAGAGGGAGACATAAAAAACACACTGGCCATCGGTTCCAAGGTAACAATTAACGTAAAAGGTAAAAAACAATATCAGGAACTATACTTGAGTAGAGGGTTTTTGTCATCAGTCCAAAACGTGATGAATTTTGGTGTAGGAGATGCTTCTATGATTGATGAGATTCTAGTAGAATGGCCTAACCAAATGGTGACCAAAATTGAGAACATTGAGGTAAATCAAGTAATTAAAGTAGAACAAAAAAATGCAATAGCTTCAATTGAAAAAGACAAGTCAGAAGAGAAAACACTATTAACTGAGATGAATTCAGAAAAAAGAGGAATATCGTTTAAGCATGCTGAAAAAGATATAGATGATTTTAAAAAGCAAGTACTTTTACCTCATAGCCAATCACATAATGGTCCGTTTATAGATAAGGCGGATGTTAACAATGATGGTTTGGAAGATTTTTTTGTTGGAGGAGCTGCCGGACAAAGTGCTGAGTTGTATGTTCAAACTAATGACGGAAACTTTAAGAAACAAATTTCTTCAACCTGGGAAAACGATAGAGCTCATGAAGATTTAGGAGTTTTATTTTTTGATGCAGATGGCGATGAAGATCAAGATTTATATGTAGTTAGTGGTAGTAGTGAATTTTCTGAAGGCGACAGTTTATTTCAAGATAGATTATATGTCAATAATGGTGAAGGTGAATTTGCAAAGAGTGTAAACAGCTTGCCATTAATCAATTCAAGCGGACAAACTGTAAAGGCATCGGATATGGATAATGATGGGGATATGGATTTATTTGTGGGGGGTAGAATTATCCCTGATAAATATCCCTACGCGCCAAAATCTTATATTCTCATTAATGAAGGTGGGAGGTTTATTGATAAAACAAAGACGATTGCTCCGGAAATTGCAAACATAGGAATGGTCACAGATGCTATTTTCTCAGATTTTGACCATGATTCAGATGAGGATTTGATACTTGTTGGTGAATGGATGCCAATAACAATATTGGAGAACAATGAAGGTATATTCCAAAGTAAAACCATTGAATCACTTAAGAATACTACTGGAATTTGGTTTAGTGTAGCGTCCCATGATATTGATAACGATGGGGACATAGATTATTTTGCAGGTAATTTAGGATTAAATGCAAAGTATAGAGCTAATAAGAAAAAGGAGCTCCATATTTTTTGTGATGATTTTGATGGCACCGGAACCTACGATATTGTGCTATCAAAGAATTACAAAGGAAGTTTGGTACCAGCAAGAGGAAGAGAATGTTCATCGCAACAAATGCCATTTGTTTTAGATAAATTTCCAAATTTTAAAATGTTTGCAGAGGCGGATCTCTATGATATTTATGGTGAAGACAAACTGAGTAATGCCCTTCATTACCAGGCAGACCTTTTAGAAAGCATTTATCTTGAGAATTTAGGTAACGGGGAATTTAAACTAAGAATACTACCGAATACCGTTCAAATTGCTCCAATAATGGATTTTAAATTTATTGATTTGGATAATGATGAATTAGATGAAATAATTATTGTGGGTAACCATTATGATTCGGAGGTTGAAACGGTACGCTACGATGCTTCTTATGGCTCAATATTGTCGTACCAGAAAGATGAATTTGTTTATAGACAATTTACAGAAACAGGATTTTTTAATAATGGCAATGCAAAAGACATGGGTACTGTCAAGACTAAAAATGAAGATTTGATCATTGTTACAAATAACAATGCTGGTTTGCGAACTTTTTCGTTGGATGCTTCGCTTTAA
- a CDS encoding SusD/RagB family nutrient-binding outer membrane lipoprotein has protein sequence MKNVLSKKLALFSALLLIFSCSDFEEINENPLAATAEQVEVEFFINNSIQAAQQNPHIAERIFRLYWMDAGRSARVGTLSEGFTNDGWTNDYFQSYVSRWLRDITTGVSVAEEKIATGNVKEYTENLLHVARIWRVYILSEMTDNFGPIPIDGFQGENPEYNSVEEVYTFMLAELADAVSQIDESNTFKPDGNLDPAFGYDYAKWKKYGNSMRMRLAMRLSEVAPGVAQQHFEAAANSGEIIAVPGDDMSVYEEGGWNNYTNVMSRQWNSNYISATYKNITVGLGSVTSLDQLPVEDQINIKPAGYLGMKFDDHFTQLTNDPAKGFFFDGLPNTIDPRAYKTFPIPGNQDDPQFSNFPTWSSNHTLTERDLLDDAGEVQLTLDCAFTYNAFAAGEWGDFGTKNQLIASGSYPRLGLNFRGAGETKRRIFFPSWETHFLIAEAAVRGWNVPMSGQAAYEQGIADSFAYFGVSDHLGTYIASQDYNNAGTSVSWSHTTEPPASVTMDYVDGYTGTPGTYEFTYPENTIYEGGTVKNDLLTKIITQKYIAQTPWLGLEAWSDHRRLGLPFFENPAIENPIPELPILNSGNVLTNQIGFFGQRLKYPSSFENNVPAGHAQALGLLGGADNVHTPLWWAQQN, from the coding sequence ATGAAAAATGTATTAAGTAAAAAACTGGCACTATTCAGTGCTTTGCTATTGATTTTTTCTTGTAGCGATTTTGAGGAAATCAATGAGAACCCCTTGGCTGCAACCGCAGAGCAAGTAGAAGTAGAATTTTTTATTAACAATTCTATTCAAGCAGCACAACAAAACCCACATATAGCTGAACGTATTTTTCGTCTATATTGGATGGATGCAGGGAGGTCAGCACGTGTAGGTACCCTATCGGAAGGTTTTACAAACGATGGATGGACCAATGACTATTTTCAAAGTTATGTATCCAGATGGTTGCGTGATATTACTACCGGTGTTTCTGTAGCAGAGGAGAAAATTGCCACTGGAAATGTCAAGGAATATACCGAGAATTTACTGCATGTTGCACGAATTTGGAGAGTCTATATTTTGAGTGAAATGACTGATAACTTTGGGCCAATACCTATTGATGGCTTCCAAGGTGAAAACCCTGAATACAATAGTGTTGAGGAAGTATATACTTTTATGTTGGCAGAATTGGCAGATGCTGTTAGCCAAATAGATGAATCAAATACATTCAAGCCTGATGGTAATCTTGATCCTGCTTTTGGATATGATTATGCTAAATGGAAAAAGTATGGTAATTCTATGCGTATGCGTTTGGCTATGCGTTTATCTGAAGTTGCACCTGGTGTTGCCCAACAGCATTTTGAAGCTGCAGCGAATAGTGGAGAGATTATTGCTGTACCGGGCGATGACATGAGTGTTTATGAAGAAGGCGGATGGAATAACTATACCAATGTAATGTCTAGACAATGGAATAGTAATTATATAAGTGCTACTTACAAAAATATAACTGTAGGCTTGGGTAGTGTTACGTCTTTGGATCAGTTACCGGTTGAAGATCAAATTAATATAAAACCTGCCGGTTACCTAGGTATGAAATTTGATGATCACTTTACACAACTTACGAATGACCCAGCTAAAGGTTTCTTTTTTGATGGACTACCAAATACAATTGATCCTAGAGCGTATAAGACGTTCCCAATTCCTGGAAATCAGGATGATCCCCAGTTTAGTAATTTCCCAACTTGGAGTAGTAATCATACGTTGACGGAAAGAGATTTATTGGATGATGCTGGCGAGGTTCAACTTACTTTGGATTGTGCTTTTACCTATAATGCTTTTGCAGCTGGTGAATGGGGAGATTTTGGAACGAAGAACCAATTAATAGCCTCAGGGTCTTACCCACGTTTAGGACTTAATTTCAGAGGAGCTGGAGAAACCAAAAGGCGAATATTTTTCCCTTCTTGGGAGACACATTTCTTAATAGCGGAAGCTGCTGTTAGGGGTTGGAATGTTCCAATGAGTGGCCAGGCAGCCTACGAGCAAGGTATTGCAGATAGTTTTGCATATTTTGGGGTTTCTGATCACTTAGGAACGTATATTGCTTCTCAGGATTATAATAATGCTGGAACATCAGTAAGTTGGAGTCATACGACCGAACCTCCTGCAAGTGTAACTATGGATTATGTTGATGGATATACGGGTACGCCAGGTACTTATGAATTTACATATCCTGAAAACACAATTTACGAAGGTGGTACTGTTAAAAATGATCTTTTGACTAAGATTATTACTCAAAAGTATATAGCACAAACACCATGGTTAGGTTTGGAAGCATGGAGTGATCATAGAAGGTTAGGTTTGCCATTCTTTGAAAACCCTGCTATTGAAAACCCAATTCCGGAATTGCCAATACTAAATAGTGGTAATGTGTTGACTAATCAAATAGGCTTCTTTGGACAACGTTTAAAATACCCTTCGTCTTTTGAAAATAATGTTCCAGCTGGTCACGCGCAAGCTCTAGGGCTATTAGGAGGTGCAGATAATGTGCATACACCATTGTGGTGGGCACAACAAAATTAG
- a CDS encoding BlaI/MecI/CopY family transcriptional regulator, whose protein sequence is MQKLTNKEEEIMIILWRLKKAFVKEIMAEIVGDKPHYNTLSTMVRNLEEKQFVGYEAFGKTHRYFPIISREDYRKRFVNSKMVEYFDNSYKSMISFFAKEEKISVEELKEIINLIEKKK, encoded by the coding sequence ATGCAGAAACTAACAAATAAAGAGGAGGAAATCATGATAATACTTTGGCGTTTAAAGAAGGCCTTTGTTAAAGAAATCATGGCAGAAATCGTTGGGGACAAACCTCATTACAATACCTTATCAACAATGGTTCGCAACCTTGAAGAAAAACAATTTGTGGGCTACGAAGCCTTTGGTAAAACGCATAGGTATTTTCCAATAATCTCTCGAGAGGATTATCGCAAACGTTTTGTAAACTCAAAAATGGTGGAATATTTTGACAACTCTTACAAAAGTATGATCTCGTTCTTTGCCAAGGAAGAAAAAATATCAGTTGAAGAATTAAAGGAAATAATCAACCTTATAGAAAAGAAAAAATAA
- a CDS encoding M56 family metallopeptidase: protein MEALFIYLLKASGILTIFYLAYQVFLKRETFFSVNRHFLILGILTALLLPFITITNYVEISSVPMVFSENVASNTPINAVEQFNWVSLLFGIYIAGLLIFTTRLFIQIGSLIKLIKKNKIAKQGKFYYVETNKNIAPFSFFNHIFYNPSLYSNSELSSILKHEKAHSSQWHSIDVLLSHLITIFTWINPFSWLYQANIKQNLEFLADDSATKEVPSIKKYQYTLLKVSGNQFYTPIVNNFYNSLIKKRIVMLNKSKSNKRNIFKVALILPALAVFLLSFNTKNVYIPMDPAIGAQTNNEYATGLIKIIIDKKTTDKELSKIKKDLAKKGVDFSYTVVHNSKNEITDISVDFATTAKDGKKMKSSSSFSNGDDGIDPIHIAYDEDTNTISMGSKAGVHADIHEDEEIHVDVHADSDKTIWVHADSDGEGHKTIEIIDENGEETIKINGKEVSRKEYDKLKTEDGLHEKHFKIRKSHGDEDKNVFIMTDSDHDGDMDIKVISKKKDGFFFVNSDGDKKPLYIIDGKESKEKDMKFLNPSEIESINVLKGESAKTLYGKKGKNGVIQIKTKKE from the coding sequence ATGGAAGCACTTTTTATCTATCTATTAAAAGCCTCTGGCATTCTAACTATCTTTTATTTGGCCTATCAAGTATTTTTAAAAAGAGAAACATTTTTCTCGGTAAATAGACACTTCCTGATATTGGGCATACTAACGGCGTTATTACTTCCTTTCATAACCATTACGAATTATGTTGAAATCAGTTCTGTACCAATGGTTTTTTCTGAAAATGTAGCATCAAATACTCCAATCAATGCGGTAGAACAATTCAATTGGGTCAGTTTATTATTTGGGATCTACATAGCCGGTCTACTCATTTTCACAACAAGATTGTTTATCCAGATTGGATCACTGATAAAACTTATTAAAAAGAACAAAATAGCCAAACAAGGAAAGTTCTATTATGTGGAAACAAATAAAAACATTGCCCCTTTTTCCTTTTTCAACCATATATTCTATAATCCATCACTTTATTCCAATAGTGAATTGTCTTCAATTTTAAAGCATGAAAAAGCACATAGTTCCCAATGGCATTCTATTGATGTTCTTTTATCGCATCTAATAACAATATTTACTTGGATCAATCCTTTTAGTTGGTTGTACCAAGCCAACATTAAACAAAACCTAGAGTTTTTGGCAGATGATAGTGCCACCAAAGAAGTGCCATCAATAAAAAAATATCAATACACCTTACTTAAAGTGTCGGGGAATCAATTCTATACTCCCATCGTCAATAATTTTTATAATTCATTAATCAAAAAGCGAATAGTTATGCTAAACAAATCAAAATCAAACAAAAGAAACATTTTTAAAGTTGCCTTAATATTACCTGCTTTGGCTGTCTTTCTTCTAAGTTTCAATACCAAGAACGTTTATATTCCAATGGATCCAGCGATAGGCGCCCAAACAAATAATGAATATGCTACCGGACTCATTAAAATAATAATAGACAAAAAAACCACGGATAAGGAGTTGAGTAAGATTAAGAAAGATCTAGCAAAAAAAGGAGTGGACTTTTCATATACGGTAGTTCATAACTCCAAAAACGAAATAACCGATATCTCAGTGGATTTTGCAACTACTGCGAAGGATGGCAAAAAAATGAAAAGTTCTTCAAGCTTCAGCAACGGAGATGACGGGATTGACCCCATACACATAGCCTATGATGAGGATACCAATACAATCTCAATGGGTAGCAAAGCAGGTGTACATGCCGACATACATGAGGATGAAGAAATTCACGTTGATGTTCATGCAGATTCAGATAAGACGATTTGGGTTCATGCCGATAGTGATGGTGAAGGCCACAAGACCATCGAAATAATTGATGAAAATGGTGAAGAAACCATAAAAATCAACGGAAAAGAGGTAAGTCGAAAAGAATATGATAAGCTGAAGACAGAAGATGGTCTACACGAAAAACATTTCAAAATTAGAAAATCACATGGCGATGAGGACAAAAATGTATTCATCATGACCGACTCGGACCATGATGGTGATATGGATATTAAAGTGATTTCAAAAAAGAAAGATGGATTTTTCTTTGTGAATAGTGATGGAGATAAAAAACCATTGTATATAATTGATGGTAAGGAATCAAAAGAAAAAGACATGAAGTTCTTAAATCCCTCGGAAATTGAATCAATAAATGTTTTAAAAGGTGAAAGTGCAAAAACCTTATATGGGAAAAAAGGGAAAAACGGGGTCATTCAAATTAAGACCAAAAAAGAATAA